CAGGACCGTGGTCACGTGCTCATGGAGGGCGGATGGCAGAAGACCGAAGGGTCGAGGGAGTCTCCAGCCTGGAGCGGACGGTCGAGGCCGGCATCCTGGCCGGAATGGTGGCGGCAGTGCCGATAGGGCTTTTCGCGGCGATCGCCGCCGCGACCTACCAGCACATGGGCTTCTTCACGCCCGTGTACCGCATCGCGGCCGTCCTGGACCCCACCTCCATGCTGGTTTCGGTGCAGGAGGCCGAAACGGGCTCGCCGTTCTATTTCGATTTGCAGCCGCTGGTCGCCGGCAGCGCCATGCATCTGACGATCGGCGGGTTCTTCGGCGTGGTCTTCGCCCTGCTCGCACGGAGCCTCGGGGTACGGGGCCCGGTCGCGATCCCGGTCGGGCTCCTCTACGGCCTGGCGGTGATGGCGCTCATGGGCCTCCTGGTGCTCCCCCTGGTCGCCGACCTGCTCGGGGGTGGCCAGCCCGTGGCCGACGCCGCCAGCATCGTGGGCTGGCCCACGTTCACCGTCGGGCACGGGCTCTACGGGCTCACCCTCGGGGCGTGGACGGTGGCACGGCCGTGGCCGTCGTGACGGTGGCGGCGCCTTCTGCAATGCCTAGGCAGCCGGAGCCGTGCCGGGTAGACTTCGGGCACGGATCCCGAAGAAGGGGGCCGATGGTGCCGGAAGGGAAGAATCCCTCAACGAGCGCAGCCGCCTCCGGGCGGGTACTGAGCACGGCCCAGCACGCCCTCCAAGCCCTCGAGATCATCGCCCAGCACCCCAAGGGCATCCCGATCAAGGCCCTGGCCCGCCGCCTGAACATCAGCCTCTCGTCGGGGTACTACCTCATCAGCTCCATGCGGGAGCAGGGCTTCGCCGAGGTCTCGCCGGCCGGGCCGGGCCTCTACACCCTCGGACCGAAGTTCGCCGAGCTGTACGAGGGCTACGTCGCGGCCAGCCTCCAGCCCGAGCGACTGACCCCGGTCCTCGAGGAGCTGCGCGACAAGGCGTCGGCCCGCGCCTACTCGGCGATGTGGAGCAACGGGGACCTCGAGGTGGTGGAGATCCGGGGCCGGCGCGGCGCGCGGGAGCTGCAGGACGTCACCAAGGGCTTCCGGGGTGCCGCCCACGGCCTCGCGCTCGGCAAGATCTACCTCGCCCACCTGCACGAGGACGCGTGGCCGGCGAGCCTGAGCGGGTCGAGCTACAAGCGCTACACCCCGGCCACGATCACCAGCCCGGCCGCGCTGCGGCGCCACCTGCTCTCGGTGCGGGACAACGACCTCGCGTTCGATCTCCAGGAGTTCTCGACCGGCGCCTGCTGCGTTGCGGCGCCGGTCCGTGACGGCAGGAACGGGCTGGTGGCGACCTTGGGCATCTCGGTGCCCGCTCGACGGTTCGAGGCCGAGCAGAAGAACCTGGTCCGGGTGGTCCGGGAGCTGGCCGCCGCGGCGTCCGGGGAGCTGGCGGCGGTGACCGTCGCCTCCGCCCTGGGCGCGCAGGAGTCCAGCCAGCAGAGCCCGGGCAGCCCGGCCGGAAGCGCGTAGCAAGAGCGGGCCAGCAGCTCGCCCCGGGAGTGCCAAGCTCCCAGGAAGCGGGCCAGCAGCTCGCCGCCGGGAGCGCCAAGCTCCCAGGATGCGGGCCAGGCGGGCCGGAGCCTCGAGGAACCGGAGTGGCGATGACCGCGGACGACCAGATGACCGACCGGCTGGTCAAGATCGTGGTGGTCGTCTTCTTCCTCAAGGCGGCGGGCTTCGTGCTGCTGTTCCTGGCCGCGCCCGTCCGCCCGGTCCCGACCCGCAGCCTGGTGGTCGCGCTGGTCCTGGCCGCCGCGCTGGCCGGCACGGCGGTCGGCCTGCTGAACCGGAAGCGCTGGGCGTGGCCGCTCGCCCTGGCCGTGCTGCTCTTCGACGCCATGCTGGTGGAGAGCGTCCTGCGCTGGCTGATCGACCTCGGGCTCGCGCTCGTGCTCATCCAGCCGCGGGTCCGGGCGGGGTTCGGCATGCGCTGATGCCCACCCGCCGCAGGACCTCTGATCGGGCCGGGCCAGGCGGTGTCGACGCTCGCGGTCGGACTCCCCCACCGCCACGGGCCCGGCCGGGACGCCATGGATTCCACCTGACAGGCAGCGCCGGCGGGCCTACGCTGTGGGCGTCGCAGGATCGACCAGCGGGAGGGCCGGTGGCCGGCGAACCCTCGATCCGGCCGGCGACCCCGGCCGACCTCGACCCGGTGCGGGCGCTCGCCAGCGCCTACGGCAACCTGCGGGACTGGCCCGACCGCCCGGACTACCTCGACCACGAGCTCGCTGCCGGACGGATGCTCCTGGCCGAGGACGGGGCCGGGCTGGCCGGCTTCGCGTCGGCACTCGAACGAGACGGGGTCACCCACCTCGCCGACCTCTTCGTCCGCCAGGACCGGCTCGGCCAGGGCGTGGGCCGGGCGCTCCTGACCGCCATCCTGCCCGCCCGAGGCGAGCGGATGACGTTCGCGTCCGCCGACCCGCGGGCGCTGCCGCTCTACGCGCGGGCCGGCATGCGCCCGGTCACCCCCCTGCTGTACCTCCGCGGCGACCGGGCGTCGGCCGCGCGGCTGCCCAATCCCGGCACCGCGACCGCGAGCGCCGGGCCGGCCGCGGTCGCCGACCTCGACCGGCACGCGGCCGGACGGCACCGCGGGGCCGACCACGCCTTCCTCGCCGCGGCGGGGGCCTCGGGGCTGCTGGTCGGCGACGGCGACCGCACCCTCGGCTATGCCTGGGTGCGCGTGCCGGCCGGGGCTGGCCCGGGCCTGGAGGCGTTCCTCGGCCCGCTCGGCGCCAGCACCGAGGACGACGCGCGGCGGGTGGCGATCGCCGCCGTCCGGTACGCGGCCGCCCGCGCCCAGACCGTGCACGTGCCGCTGCTCGGCCCCCACCCCGCGCTCGCCCCGCTGCTGGCGGCCGGGTTCCGGGTCGACGACACCGACACCTTCATGGCCTCCCGGGTGAACCTGCTCGACCCGCGGCGCTACGCCCCCTCGCCCGACCTGGGATGAGTGGGCCGCGTGCCAGGGCGCCCGCGAAGCTCGGCGAGCCCCGCCGGGTTGGCACCCGCCGCACCCCTGGCGGGCACCTCGGCGCGGCGGAGCAGCGCCCGCAGGGCCTGGCGGGCGGCCGCCCGCCTGGCCCGCATGACCTCCCTGGCCAGCCGGTCCCCGGCCGCCTGGCGGTGGAACTCGGCGATGCGCTGGTCGGCGAGTTCTCGGCTGAACGTGGCCTGCATGTCGTCCTCCTGCCGGGTGACCATGGTCCGGGGCCCGTGGAGCCCCGGCTCTTGCTCCGTGGGACAAGCATGGAGCTAAGGGGCCAGACCCCACATGGGCAGGACGGGGTATCGGCGGCCACGCGGGCTCCTCATTTCCGCCCGCCCTGGACCGGTGAGGCTCCTTAGCCGCACGTGGCGACGCCGTAGTAGGCGCCTTGCGTGCGTCCGCATGGTCCCGCAAGCCTTCAACCTCCACCAGGCTGGCGCAGCGGCGCGTCGCGCTCTGATATGCGGTCCGAGCACCGGTCGCTGCCATCAAGGGCCTTGGATGCCTCCGGCATCCACGCCTACGATGTGCAGATGACCCACGATCCAGCCGCGAGTTCCCGTCCGACTCGGCGCGTTCTTGTCGTGTGTGCGGGGAACATCTGCCGGTCGCCGACCGCAGAAGCCGTGATTCGCCGCCTTGGAGCCAGCCACCCTGTGGTGGACTTCGAGGTGCGCTCGCGCGGCACGCAGAACTGGAACGTCGGCAAGCATGCTCACCCCGCCATGACCCGCATTGCCGCGGAGCGCGGCTACGATCTCTCCAGGCATGTCGCTGCTCAAGTCACCACCGACGACCTGGCATGGGCGGATGATGTTCTCGTGATGGATGACGAGAACCGTCAGCAGCTTGTCGCAAGACATCCGGACCTTGCGCAGCGCGTTCGGCTGCTGGACTCCCGCAGCATTCCGGACCCCTGGCTGGTTGACGAAGATCCCGCCTACACCGATTCGCTTGACCGCATCGAGCTAGCTGTCCGCACCTATCTGGCCAGCCTCGAACCCAACGCCGAGCAACGCGGACCGCGTCCCTGACCGGTCTCTGTCGTCCTGGGTGTA
This window of the Actinomycetes bacterium genome carries:
- a CDS encoding IclR family transcriptional regulator, whose product is MVPEGKNPSTSAAASGRVLSTAQHALQALEIIAQHPKGIPIKALARRLNISLSSGYYLISSMREQGFAEVSPAGPGLYTLGPKFAELYEGYVAASLQPERLTPVLEELRDKASARAYSAMWSNGDLEVVEIRGRRGARELQDVTKGFRGAAHGLALGKIYLAHLHEDAWPASLSGSSYKRYTPATITSPAALRRHLLSVRDNDLAFDLQEFSTGACCVAAPVRDGRNGLVATLGISVPARRFEAEQKNLVRVVRELAAAASGELAAVTVASALGAQESSQQSPGSPAGSA
- a CDS encoding GNAT family N-acetyltransferase, encoding MAGEPSIRPATPADLDPVRALASAYGNLRDWPDRPDYLDHELAAGRMLLAEDGAGLAGFASALERDGVTHLADLFVRQDRLGQGVGRALLTAILPARGERMTFASADPRALPLYARAGMRPVTPLLYLRGDRASAARLPNPGTATASAGPAAVADLDRHAAGRHRGADHAFLAAAGASGLLVGDGDRTLGYAWVRVPAGAGPGLEAFLGPLGASTEDDARRVAIAAVRYAAARAQTVHVPLLGPHPALAPLLAAGFRVDDTDTFMASRVNLLDPRRYAPSPDLG
- a CDS encoding low molecular weight protein-tyrosine-phosphatase; translation: MTHDPAASSRPTRRVLVVCAGNICRSPTAEAVIRRLGASHPVVDFEVRSRGTQNWNVGKHAHPAMTRIAAERGYDLSRHVAAQVTTDDLAWADDVLVMDDENRQQLVARHPDLAQRVRLLDSRSIPDPWLVDEDPAYTDSLDRIELAVRTYLASLEPNAEQRGPRP